In Cryptomeria japonica chromosome 10, Sugi_1.0, whole genome shotgun sequence, a genomic segment contains:
- the LOC131037680 gene encoding uncharacterized protein LOC131037680 produces MVSSGWERKAVHEMHLRRIIDSGICENMVSKEMVDKLNLQCEKHPHPYRIAWFKKGNKVIVDKRCLIKFYIGKTYKDEVWCDVIPMDACHVLLGRPWQYDRKVMHDGERNTYTFWKEGSKVILLPLKDVGEAKNMLPEREIVKEMKVTGFYYVLMVQKEEGGGIPIPAEVAKVLEEYSDVIPDYLPDGLPPKRDIQHLIDLILGESLPNQEAYTMSPT; encoded by the exons ATGGTATCTTCAGGCTGGGAACGAAAGGCAGTTCATGAG ATGCACCTCAGGAGGATTATTGACAGCGGTATTTGTGAGAATATGGTTTCCAAGGAGATGGTAGATAAGTTGAATTTACAGTGTGAGAAACATCCTCACCCTTACCGTATTGCATGGTTTAAGAAGGggaataaagttattgttgataagAGGTGCCTGATCAAGTTTTATATAGGCAAAACTTACAAAGATGAGGTTTGGTGTGATGTCatcccaatggatgcatgccatgtATTATTGGggaggccttggcaatatgatagaaAGGTCATGCATGATGGGGAAAGgaatacatatacattttggaaggAGGGATCGAAAGTCATCTTATTACCCCTTAAGGATGTAGGGGAAGCTAAGAATATGTTGCCTGAAAGAGAAATTGTTAAGGAGATGAAGGTGACTGGATTCTATTATGTATTAATGGTACAAAAGGAGGAAGGAGGAGGGATACCAATACCTGCTGAAGTAGCAAAGGTACTAGAAGAATATAGTGATGTTATACCAGATTATCTACCTGATGGTCTTCCACCGAAGAGAGATATTCAACATCTTATTGATCTAATTTTGGGAGAATCTTTACCTAATCAGGAAGCATATACGATGAGCCCTACATAG